Proteins from a single region of Chlorocebus sabaeus isolate Y175 chromosome 7, mChlSab1.0.hap1, whole genome shotgun sequence:
- the ODAM gene encoding odontogenic ameloblast-associated protein isoform X1 — protein MVQIFLYRSRSKIYHTKMKIIILLGFLGATLSAPLIPQRLMSASNSNELLLNLNNGQLLPLRFQGPLNSWIPPFSGVSQQQQQAQIPGLTQFSLSALDQFARLFPNQIPFPGQASFAQGAQAGQVDPSQAQTPPQTQPGPNHVMPYVFSFKMPQEQGQMFQYYPVYMLLPWEQPQQTVPRSPQQTRQQQYEEQMPFYDQFGYIPQLAEPAIPGGQQQLAFDPQLGTAPEIAVMSTGEEIPYLQKEVINFRHHGAGVFMPSTSPKPSTTNVFTSAIDRTITAKFPEEKAKTDSLREP, from the exons ATGgttcagatttttctttataGGTCCAGGAGTAAG ATATatcatacaaaaatgaaaattataattcttCTTGGATTCCTGGGAGCCACATTGTCAGCCCCA ctTATCCCACAGCGTCTTATGTCTGCCAGCAATAGCAATGAG ctACTTCTTAATCTTAATAATGGTCAACTTTTGCCACTACGATTTCAG GGCCCACTTAATTCATGGATTCCACCTTTCTCTGGAGTttcacaacagcagcagcaggctCAAATTCCAGGACTCACCCAATTCTCTTTATCAGCTCTAGACCAGTTTGCCCGACTGTTCCCAAATCAGATACCCTTCCCAGGACAGGCCAGTTTTGCCCAAGGAGCCCAGGCAGGCCAAGTTGACCCCTCACAGGCTCAAACACCGCCTCAGACACAACCAGGCCCCAATCAC GTGATGCCCTATGTGTTCTCCTTCAAAATGCCTCAAGAGCAAGGACAG ATGTTTCAATACTATCCAGTTTACATGCTCCTACCCTGGGAACAACCTCAGCAAACAGTTCCTAGGTCACCTCAACAAACAAGACAGCAGCAGTATGAGGAGCAG ATGCCATTCTATGATCAATTTGGATACATTCCACAACTAGCAGAACCT gctataCCAGGAGGACAGCAGCAACTAGCTTTTGATCCCCAACTAGGCACAGCTCCTGAAATTGCTGTGATG TCAACAGGAGAAGAGATACCATATTTACAAAAAGAAGTGATAAACTTTAGACACCACGGTGCAGGAGTTTTCATGCCCTCGACTTCACCAAAACCCAGCACAACCAATGTTTTCACTTCTGCTATAGACCGAACTATTACCGCAAAGTTCCCAGAAGAGAAG GCCAAGACTGATAGTCTAAGGGAACCGTAA
- the ODAM gene encoding odontogenic ameloblast-associated protein isoform X2, whose protein sequence is MVQIFLYRSRSKIYHTKMKIIILLGFLGATLSAPLIPQRLMSASNSNELLLNLNNGQLLPLRFQGPLNSWIPPFSGVSQQQQQAQIPGLTQFSLSALDQFARLFPNQIPFPGQASFAQGAQAGQVDPSQAQTPPQTQPGPNHVMPYVFSFKMPQEQGQMFQYYPVYMLLPWEQPQQTVPRSPQQTRQQQYEEQAIPGGQQQLAFDPQLGTAPEIAVMSTGEEIPYLQKEVINFRHHGAGVFMPSTSPKPSTTNVFTSAIDRTITAKFPEEKAKTDSLREP, encoded by the exons ATGgttcagatttttctttataGGTCCAGGAGTAAG ATATatcatacaaaaatgaaaattataattcttCTTGGATTCCTGGGAGCCACATTGTCAGCCCCA ctTATCCCACAGCGTCTTATGTCTGCCAGCAATAGCAATGAG ctACTTCTTAATCTTAATAATGGTCAACTTTTGCCACTACGATTTCAG GGCCCACTTAATTCATGGATTCCACCTTTCTCTGGAGTttcacaacagcagcagcaggctCAAATTCCAGGACTCACCCAATTCTCTTTATCAGCTCTAGACCAGTTTGCCCGACTGTTCCCAAATCAGATACCCTTCCCAGGACAGGCCAGTTTTGCCCAAGGAGCCCAGGCAGGCCAAGTTGACCCCTCACAGGCTCAAACACCGCCTCAGACACAACCAGGCCCCAATCAC GTGATGCCCTATGTGTTCTCCTTCAAAATGCCTCAAGAGCAAGGACAG ATGTTTCAATACTATCCAGTTTACATGCTCCTACCCTGGGAACAACCTCAGCAAACAGTTCCTAGGTCACCTCAACAAACAAGACAGCAGCAGTATGAGGAGCAG gctataCCAGGAGGACAGCAGCAACTAGCTTTTGATCCCCAACTAGGCACAGCTCCTGAAATTGCTGTGATG TCAACAGGAGAAGAGATACCATATTTACAAAAAGAAGTGATAAACTTTAGACACCACGGTGCAGGAGTTTTCATGCCCTCGACTTCACCAAAACCCAGCACAACCAATGTTTTCACTTCTGCTATAGACCGAACTATTACCGCAAAGTTCCCAGAAGAGAAG GCCAAGACTGATAGTCTAAGGGAACCGTAA